A window of the Gordonia humi genome harbors these coding sequences:
- a CDS encoding NADPH:quinone oxidoreductase family protein, which yields MRAVQITSLDGPEKVELLDVPEPAGDGKVLIRVRAAGVSFPELLQSRGQYQMKPELPFTPGSEVAGEVISAPEGSEFSAGDRVAALPLLGGFAEIVAADEQYVFPLPDSVSFEAGASVIFNYGTAYFALIERGHLQAGESVLVQGAAGGIGTASIQVAKAFGASRVVAVTSTDEKGAIAVAAGADEYVLADGFKDAVGGKVDIVVDPVGGDRFTDSLRCLAETGRLLVIGFTGGSIPEVKVNRLLLNNISAIGVGWGAYALSKPGHVRTEWDALAPHLASGALNPVISTVHPLENATEALLELDQRRALGKVLLQP from the coding sequence ATGCGTGCAGTCCAGATCACGTCCCTCGACGGCCCGGAGAAGGTCGAACTCCTCGACGTGCCGGAGCCCGCGGGCGACGGCAAGGTCCTGATCCGAGTCCGCGCTGCCGGAGTCTCGTTCCCCGAGCTCCTCCAGTCGCGCGGCCAGTACCAGATGAAGCCGGAGCTTCCGTTCACCCCGGGATCCGAGGTCGCAGGCGAGGTGATCTCCGCTCCCGAGGGGTCGGAGTTCTCCGCGGGCGACCGGGTCGCCGCCCTGCCGCTGCTCGGCGGCTTCGCCGAGATCGTCGCCGCCGACGAACAGTATGTGTTCCCGCTCCCCGACTCGGTGTCGTTCGAGGCGGGCGCATCGGTCATCTTCAACTACGGCACCGCGTACTTCGCGCTGATCGAACGCGGCCACCTGCAGGCGGGCGAGAGCGTGCTGGTCCAGGGCGCCGCGGGCGGCATCGGCACGGCGTCGATCCAGGTCGCGAAGGCCTTCGGCGCGAGCCGCGTCGTCGCCGTCACCTCGACCGACGAGAAGGGCGCGATCGCCGTCGCCGCGGGCGCCGACGAGTACGTTCTCGCCGACGGATTCAAGGACGCCGTGGGCGGCAAGGTCGACATCGTGGTCGATCCGGTCGGCGGCGACCGCTTCACCGACTCGCTGCGCTGCCTCGCCGAGACCGGACGACTGCTGGTCATCGGCTTCACCGGCGGTTCGATCCCCGAGGTCAAGGTCAATCGACTGCTGCTGAACAACATCTCGGCGATCGGCGTCGGCTGGGGCGCCTACGCCCTGAGCAAGCCGGGCCACGTCCGCACGGAGTGGGACGCGCTCGCACCGCACCTCGCGTCGGGCGCGTTGAACCCGGTCATCTCGACGGTCCACCCACTCGAGAACGCGACGGAGGCACTCCTCGAACTCGACCAGCGACGCGCACTCGGCAAGGTGCTGCTGCAGCCGTGA
- a CDS encoding TetR/AcrR family transcriptional regulator C-terminal ligand-binding domain-containing protein, giving the protein MSLSREKATRRRGAELEAAILDAAWEQLTERGYEGFTFEAVADRADTSRPVLYRRWATRAELLKATIRHHGDAEDTSAPDTGSVRGDLLAALRRSNEQRSNFLVLLSASLGGYYAETGSTPGEIRELLLGRRARLAIDDILDRGVERGEIDPATLTPLVRAVPYSLFRHEVVMNLQAVPDETLEAIVDEVFLPLVRAS; this is encoded by the coding sequence GTGAGTCTTAGTAGGGAGAAGGCGACGCGGCGACGCGGAGCAGAGTTGGAGGCCGCCATCCTCGACGCCGCCTGGGAGCAGCTGACCGAACGCGGGTACGAGGGCTTCACCTTCGAGGCGGTCGCCGACCGCGCGGACACCAGTCGGCCGGTCCTGTACCGGCGCTGGGCCACCCGCGCCGAACTCCTCAAGGCGACGATTCGGCATCACGGCGACGCCGAGGACACCTCCGCGCCGGACACCGGCAGCGTGCGCGGCGACCTCCTCGCCGCCCTTCGTCGTTCCAACGAACAGCGATCCAACTTCCTGGTGCTGCTCAGCGCGAGCTTGGGCGGCTACTACGCGGAGACCGGGTCGACGCCCGGCGAGATCCGCGAACTGCTGCTCGGGCGACGGGCACGGCTGGCCATCGACGACATCCTCGACCGCGGCGTCGAGCGTGGCGAGATCGATCCCGCCACGCTCACTCCCCTGGTTCGCGCCGTGCCGTACAGCCTGTTCCGCCACGAGGTGGTGATGAACCTGCAGGCCGTCCCCGACGAGACGCTCGAAGCCATCGTCGACGAGGTGTTCCTACCACTCGTGAGGGCTTCGTGA
- a CDS encoding DsbA family oxidoreductase, whose product MQVEIWTDINCPFCYLGKKRFNDALAQFADAAAVQVTHRSFELDPTSPLGESGDVVEHIAKKYGRTLEQAAEGERQLGAAANEAGLEYITSGRDGGNSFDMHRLLQWAAGFGRQEEMLDALYLANFADEKPLFGSDDRLVEVAVAAGFDEAAVRDVVADKTRFADDVRRDEAQAQEFGVQGVPFYVFDRKYAVSGAQPVELFTQALNQAWDARPVAPQVLNADGDACGPDGCAVPQA is encoded by the coding sequence ATGCAGGTCGAGATCTGGACCGACATCAACTGCCCGTTCTGCTACCTCGGGAAGAAGCGGTTCAACGACGCGCTCGCCCAGTTCGCCGACGCCGCCGCGGTACAGGTGACGCACCGCTCGTTCGAACTCGACCCGACCAGCCCGTTGGGCGAGTCGGGCGACGTCGTCGAGCACATCGCGAAGAAGTACGGGCGCACCCTGGAGCAGGCAGCCGAGGGCGAACGCCAGCTCGGCGCGGCCGCCAACGAGGCCGGCCTGGAGTACATCACGTCGGGCCGCGACGGCGGCAACTCCTTCGACATGCACCGTCTCCTGCAGTGGGCGGCCGGGTTCGGTCGCCAAGAGGAGATGCTCGACGCTCTGTACCTGGCCAACTTCGCCGATGAGAAGCCGCTGTTCGGCAGCGACGACCGGCTCGTCGAGGTGGCGGTTGCCGCCGGGTTCGACGAGGCGGCGGTCCGCGACGTCGTCGCCGACAAGACACGCTTCGCCGACGACGTCCGACGTGACGAGGCCCAGGCGCAGGAGTTCGGCGTGCAGGGCGTTCCGTTCTACGTGTTCGACCGCAAGTACGCGGTGTCCGGTGCGCAGCCGGTGGAGCTGTTCACCCAGGCGCTGAACCAGGCGTGGGATGCGCGTCCCGTCGCCCCGCAGGTCCTCAACGCCGACGGAGACGCATGCGGACCGGACGGGTGCGCGGTGCCGCAGGCGTGA
- a CDS encoding MDR family MFS transporter gives MSVDDRSSEAATPTPPPPKSVNIVIVLLLVATFVMILNETTMAVAIPVLMQDLNIVASTAQWLTTAFMLTMAVVIPTTGFILQRFSTRSVFITAMVLFTAGTALAAVSPNFILLVTGRVVQASGTAVMIPLMITTVLTFIPEQKRGTVMGFISIVIAVAPAVGPTLAGWILNHLEWRWLFYVMLPIAGLALVLGLIFVRNITTPRKAPFDIASVLLSVIAFAGLIYGLNSLGEAAAGDTPVPPWVPIVIGAVALALFVWRQLSLQTTDSALLDLRPFATRTFTVGIAILLVAMAALFGALMLLPLFMQNVWHASPMDTGLVLLPGGLVMGLIAPFVGALYDKVGPRPLVTPGAILVTVALILLTTLKADAVTGEFWMFTNQEWKIVGIHVVLSLGLGTMMTPLMTSALGSVPPMMYSHASAIQNTLQQLAGAAGTALFITVMTRASASYALAGNDPVQSMAHGIHQAFYWGAGFGVLAVVLSLLVRRPTNTEEQIETEVPGDTPVTMH, from the coding sequence GTGAGTGTCGACGACCGCTCCTCCGAAGCGGCAACGCCCACACCGCCGCCACCGAAGTCGGTGAACATCGTCATCGTCCTCCTCTTGGTCGCCACGTTCGTCATGATCTTGAACGAGACGACGATGGCCGTGGCGATTCCGGTCCTCATGCAGGATTTGAACATCGTCGCGAGCACCGCCCAATGGCTGACCACCGCGTTCATGTTGACGATGGCCGTGGTGATTCCGACGACGGGCTTCATTCTCCAGCGGTTCTCGACGCGCTCGGTGTTCATCACCGCGATGGTGCTGTTCACGGCAGGTACCGCACTCGCCGCGGTGTCCCCGAACTTCATCCTCCTGGTGACCGGCCGCGTGGTCCAGGCCTCGGGCACCGCGGTGATGATCCCGCTGATGATCACCACCGTGCTGACGTTCATCCCCGAGCAGAAGCGCGGCACCGTCATGGGCTTCATCTCGATCGTCATCGCCGTCGCACCGGCGGTCGGTCCGACCCTGGCCGGTTGGATCCTCAACCATCTCGAGTGGCGCTGGCTGTTCTACGTGATGTTGCCGATCGCCGGACTGGCCCTGGTCCTGGGGCTGATCTTCGTCCGGAACATCACCACGCCCCGGAAGGCGCCGTTCGACATCGCCTCGGTGCTCCTGTCCGTCATCGCGTTCGCCGGCCTGATCTACGGCCTCAACAGCCTCGGCGAGGCCGCGGCCGGCGACACTCCGGTGCCGCCGTGGGTGCCGATCGTCATCGGCGCCGTCGCCCTCGCACTGTTCGTGTGGCGCCAGCTCTCGCTGCAGACGACCGACTCGGCCCTGCTCGATCTGCGGCCGTTCGCCACGCGGACGTTCACCGTCGGCATCGCCATTCTGCTGGTCGCGATGGCCGCCCTCTTCGGCGCATTGATGCTGCTGCCGCTGTTCATGCAGAACGTCTGGCACGCCAGCCCGATGGACACCGGCCTGGTCCTGCTGCCGGGCGGTCTGGTGATGGGTCTGATCGCGCCGTTCGTCGGTGCACTCTACGACAAGGTCGGGCCGCGTCCGCTGGTCACCCCGGGGGCGATCCTGGTGACCGTCGCCCTCATCCTGCTGACCACGCTGAAGGCTGACGCCGTGACCGGCGAGTTCTGGATGTTCACGAACCAGGAGTGGAAGATCGTCGGCATCCATGTGGTCCTCAGCCTCGGCCTGGGCACCATGATGACACCGCTGATGACCTCGGCCCTCGGCTCCGTCCCCCCGATGATGTACTCACACGCCAGCGCCATCCAGAACACGCTGCAGCAGCTCGCAGGCGCCGCGGGCACCGCCCTGTTCATCACTGTGATGACACGGGCGAGCGCGTCGTACGCGCTCGCCGGGAACGATCCGGTGCAGTCCATGGCGCACGGTATCCACCAGGCGTTCTACTGGGGTGCGGGCTTCGGAGTCCTCGCCGTCGTGCTCTCCTTGCTGGTGCGCCGCCCGACGAACACCGAAGAGCAGATCGAGACCGAGGTTCCGGGCGACACGCCGGTCACGATGCACTGA
- a CDS encoding MMPL family transporter, which translates to MFTRLAERVVAAPRIVLAVSVVIVALCGVYGLGAASTMLSGGFEDPSAESSHATKVLDERFDRGGLQFVIKLDGDADMTSNPAAIAARDEVLAILDEKSVAHGGYVQEPILTVWNSPNLAGELLSEDRTSTQIVTAISGGDQEAPGNAEELADLIGTGRHGVDLQTGGMALVYGQINEQTSKDLAVAEAIAIPISFLLLIVVFGGVVAALLPVLIGGVAIVVTLAMLRLIAGFADVSIFALNLTTAMGLALAIDYTLLLVTRYREEVAAGRDRRTAIIRTVDTAGRTVAFSAVTVALALAALAIFPMYFLRSFAYAGVGVVAVALIAALIVTPALLMVLGDRVDALDARAGIRRLLRRPAPVARPIEETAWYRLSRWVLRRAVPVAIIVPVLLLILGAPFLGLKFGFPDERVLPTDAGVHSMADQARADYASSPGSSVIAVVEGDVAQQALQSYAASVSRIDGVESVLSPVGVFTDGNRVAPGDPTDARDGVALLSISSSVEPMGDEGADQIEALRAIGAPAGARVSYTGASAVNADAVDSMFAHLPWVLIVIAVATYLLLFLFTGSVLLPLKALVMNVLSLSATFGAMVWIFQDGHLGALGTTPLGYLVATMPVLMFCIAFGLSMDYEVFLLGRIREEWLAGPRTAGGNDRAVAVGLARTGRVVTAAALLMAIVFAGIAASEVSFMRMFGVGLTLAVLMDATVIRMFLVPAFMRLMGTWNWWAPAPLRRLHDRIGLTEE; encoded by the coding sequence GTGTTCACACGACTGGCCGAGCGCGTGGTGGCCGCACCGAGGATCGTCCTCGCCGTCTCGGTGGTGATCGTGGCGCTGTGCGGTGTCTATGGTCTCGGTGCCGCATCGACGATGCTCTCGGGCGGATTCGAGGATCCCTCGGCCGAATCGAGCCATGCGACGAAGGTGCTCGACGAGAGATTCGATCGCGGCGGGCTGCAGTTCGTGATCAAACTCGACGGCGACGCCGACATGACGTCGAACCCCGCCGCGATCGCCGCCCGCGACGAGGTCCTGGCGATCCTCGACGAGAAGTCCGTCGCGCACGGCGGTTACGTCCAGGAACCGATCCTGACCGTCTGGAACTCGCCGAACCTCGCGGGCGAGTTGCTGAGCGAGGACAGGACCTCCACCCAGATCGTCACCGCGATCTCCGGCGGTGATCAGGAGGCGCCAGGCAACGCCGAGGAACTCGCCGACCTCATCGGCACCGGGCGGCACGGCGTCGACCTGCAGACCGGCGGCATGGCGTTGGTCTACGGACAGATCAACGAGCAGACATCGAAAGACTTGGCCGTCGCCGAGGCGATCGCCATCCCGATCAGCTTCCTGTTGCTCATCGTCGTGTTCGGCGGTGTCGTCGCGGCGCTTCTTCCCGTACTGATCGGGGGCGTGGCGATCGTCGTCACGCTCGCCATGCTGCGTCTGATCGCCGGGTTCGCCGACGTCTCGATCTTCGCGCTCAATCTCACCACGGCGATGGGGCTGGCACTGGCGATCGATTACACCCTGCTGCTGGTGACGCGGTACCGCGAAGAGGTCGCGGCCGGCCGCGATCGCCGCACCGCGATCATCCGCACCGTCGACACGGCGGGCCGGACCGTCGCGTTCTCGGCGGTCACCGTCGCCCTGGCGTTGGCCGCGTTGGCGATCTTCCCCATGTACTTCCTGCGCTCGTTCGCCTACGCCGGAGTCGGCGTCGTCGCCGTCGCGCTGATCGCAGCTCTGATCGTGACGCCCGCCCTGCTCATGGTCCTCGGTGACCGAGTCGACGCCCTGGATGCACGCGCCGGGATCCGGCGACTTCTCCGTCGACCGGCGCCGGTCGCCCGTCCCATCGAGGAGACCGCCTGGTACCGGCTGTCACGGTGGGTGCTGCGTCGCGCGGTGCCGGTCGCGATCATCGTGCCCGTCCTGCTGTTGATCCTCGGTGCGCCGTTTCTCGGCCTCAAGTTCGGGTTCCCCGACGAGCGCGTGCTGCCGACGGATGCGGGCGTCCACTCGATGGCCGATCAGGCCCGCGCCGACTACGCGTCGAGCCCCGGCAGTTCGGTGATCGCCGTCGTCGAAGGCGATGTGGCGCAACAGGCTCTGCAGTCGTACGCGGCGAGCGTGTCGAGGATCGACGGTGTCGAGTCGGTACTCTCGCCGGTCGGTGTGTTCACCGACGGGAATCGGGTGGCGCCGGGCGATCCGACCGACGCGCGCGACGGCGTCGCCCTCCTGTCGATCTCGAGTTCGGTGGAGCCGATGGGCGATGAGGGCGCCGACCAGATCGAGGCTCTGCGTGCGATAGGCGCGCCCGCGGGGGCCCGCGTCTCGTACACCGGCGCGTCGGCCGTCAACGCCGACGCCGTCGATTCGATGTTCGCGCATCTGCCATGGGTGCTCATCGTGATCGCGGTGGCGACCTACCTGCTGCTGTTCCTGTTCACCGGCAGCGTGCTGTTGCCGCTGAAGGCGCTGGTGATGAATGTGCTCTCGTTGTCGGCGACGTTCGGCGCCATGGTGTGGATCTTCCAGGACGGGCACCTCGGCGCGCTCGGCACCACTCCGCTCGGGTACCTCGTCGCCACCATGCCGGTTCTCATGTTCTGCATCGCGTTCGGTCTGTCGATGGACTACGAGGTGTTCCTCCTCGGCCGTATCCGCGAGGAATGGCTGGCCGGACCCCGGACCGCGGGCGGCAACGACCGCGCGGTCGCCGTCGGACTGGCCCGCACTGGTCGCGTCGTGACCGCCGCCGCACTGCTCATGGCCATCGTGTTCGCCGGGATCGCGGCGTCGGAGGTGTCGTTCATGAGGATGTTCGGGGTGGGTCTGACGCTGGCGGTCCTGATGGACGCGACGGTCATCCGGATGTTCCTGGTGCCCGCGTTCATGCGGCTGATGGGAACATGGAACTGGTGGGCGCCCGCACCGTTGCGCAGACTGCATGATCGGATCGGGCTGACAGAGGAGTGA
- a CDS encoding phosphotransferase, whose amino-acid sequence MSPITDNDGAQVARPSESRRDPEWLRQRLDTWLKGRESADAEVISVEIPEANGMSSETLLVEAQIAGSRQRLVVRVAPMPESDPVFESYDLDGQFALIRHVADHTDVPVPKLWWSEPDSTALGAPFFVMSRVDGEVPPDVMPYTFGSWVSEGSAEQQHRLLTESVGVLAKIHAAPLPAAGVAMPAPGEDPLRGHIRRLRGFYEWASTGRTGAPLIERAFAWVDEHLPAPSSDPVLSWGDARIGNIMYRDFTPVAVLDWEMATIGPRELDVSWMIFIHRFFQDITETAGLEGLPGFLTRDDVAAEYQRQTGHTPADLDFYTLYAALIHAVVMYRIQCRAIRFGQAPEPADPDDMIMHRATVEAMMAGTYWKDVRR is encoded by the coding sequence GTGTCCCCCATCACAGACAACGACGGAGCTCAGGTCGCCCGACCGAGCGAATCACGCCGCGACCCCGAGTGGCTCAGACAACGACTCGACACCTGGCTCAAAGGCCGGGAGAGCGCCGACGCCGAGGTGATCTCGGTCGAGATCCCGGAGGCCAACGGCATGAGCAGCGAAACGCTGCTCGTCGAGGCGCAGATCGCCGGATCGCGGCAACGACTCGTCGTGCGGGTGGCGCCGATGCCCGAGAGCGACCCGGTATTCGAGTCCTACGACCTCGACGGACAGTTCGCACTGATCCGCCACGTCGCCGATCACACGGATGTCCCGGTGCCGAAGCTGTGGTGGTCCGAGCCCGATTCCACTGCACTGGGCGCCCCGTTCTTCGTGATGAGCCGGGTGGACGGCGAGGTGCCGCCCGACGTGATGCCGTACACATTCGGATCATGGGTGTCGGAGGGCTCCGCCGAGCAGCAGCATCGCCTGCTGACCGAATCGGTCGGCGTGCTCGCCAAGATCCACGCCGCGCCCCTGCCCGCGGCCGGAGTCGCGATGCCCGCACCCGGCGAGGATCCGCTGCGCGGCCACATCCGACGGCTTCGCGGGTTCTACGAGTGGGCATCGACCGGACGGACCGGTGCACCGCTGATCGAGCGGGCGTTCGCGTGGGTCGACGAGCATCTGCCTGCGCCGTCGTCTGATCCGGTCCTGTCGTGGGGCGACGCACGGATCGGCAACATCATGTACCGCGACTTCACACCGGTCGCCGTGCTCGACTGGGAGATGGCCACCATCGGGCCGCGCGAACTCGACGTGTCCTGGATGATCTTCATCCATCGGTTCTTCCAAGACATCACCGAGACGGCGGGCCTGGAAGGGCTGCCCGGGTTCCTCACCCGCGACGACGTCGCCGCCGAATACCAGAGACAGACCGGACACACCCCCGCCGACCTGGACTTCTACACGCTGTACGCGGCGCTGATCCACGCTGTCGTCATGTATCGGATCCAGTGCCGGGCGATCCGCTTCGGCCAGGCCCCCGAGCCCGCCGACCCCGACGACATGATCATGCATCGCGCGACGGTGGAGGCGATGATGGCCGGAACGTACTGGAAGGACGTCAGACGATGA
- a CDS encoding cutinase family protein, whose translation MRVSLLPAALLAVGLLVHCCLTAAPARADTCPHTMTFAVGGTDNGDSIDVPGIGEGPVTRIRYPGSIAPDGDVGGDDSVARGEHALDTAARAFRAECPGSHITVVGHSQGALVAGNVRDDWSDDPLMRDDVDVVLVSDPRAADGAMSQLPSVIPGFTHTGPRPASPIPTSSVCHDNDAICNVGNPIHDPGHAVDAAIGYVIGAHEYQYVPHDPGRHDLPPVNHIVPSTPLDNDPPNLRDTLEPVTQALIPDAPIIIGRYEPTPIRDYIPQAAHHLVPDDIGDIVLPPLPPLGWHCDDD comes from the coding sequence ATGCGTGTATCCCTCCTCCCCGCCGCCCTCCTAGCCGTTGGACTCCTCGTCCACTGCTGCCTCACCGCCGCGCCGGCCCGTGCGGACACGTGCCCGCACACGATGACCTTCGCGGTCGGGGGCACCGACAACGGCGACTCCATCGATGTGCCCGGAATCGGCGAAGGACCGGTGACCCGAATCCGCTATCCGGGGTCGATCGCCCCCGACGGCGACGTCGGAGGCGACGACTCCGTCGCCCGCGGCGAACACGCCCTCGATACCGCCGCCCGCGCGTTCCGCGCCGAATGCCCCGGCTCGCACATCACGGTCGTCGGGCACTCCCAGGGCGCACTCGTCGCAGGCAACGTCCGGGACGACTGGTCCGACGATCCGTTGATGCGCGATGACGTCGACGTCGTTCTCGTATCCGATCCGCGCGCCGCCGACGGCGCCATGTCACAACTTCCATCCGTCATACCGGGATTCACGCACACCGGGCCGCGCCCGGCCTCGCCGATCCCGACGTCGTCGGTATGCCACGACAACGACGCCATCTGCAACGTCGGCAACCCGATCCACGATCCGGGACATGCCGTCGACGCCGCCATCGGATACGTGATCGGCGCCCACGAGTACCAGTACGTTCCGCACGATCCCGGTCGGCACGACCTACCGCCGGTCAACCACATCGTGCCGTCGACACCACTGGACAACGATCCACCGAACCTGCGCGACACACTCGAGCCGGTCACCCAAGCACTCATCCCGGACGCCCCGATCATCATCGGCCGCTACGAACCGACACCGATCCGCGATTACATCCCGCAGGCCGCGCACCACCTCGTACCCGACGACATCGGTGACATCGTGCTGCCGCCTCTGCCGCCACTCGGGTGGCACTGTGATGACGACTAG
- a CDS encoding DHA2 family efflux MFS transporter permease subunit: MATKTVNDVPVEAKRVAFAVVAGLTAPILDTTIVTIAFDELTRTFDAGVGTVQWTGTAYLLALAVAVPLAGWVATRFGSRRAWQAGLMLFLLGSILCASAWNLHALIAFRVVQGLGAGLLFPLMTSILVAASGGRALGRLVAMVSLPTALGPILGPVVGGVILHWLNWHWMFLVNIPVCLVALVMSWRIPDDRRPDAPRLDWIGLLLMAPGLAGLLLGLSNASAGIARADVLVPFAVGVVLLGVFAWRSGRGASLVDVGILRLRNVAASSAGLFFFSLASFGAMLALPLYFQQVRGESVLGAALILIPQGVGALASRMLAGRLTDSMGARWVAVAGFAVVAVATVPFACADETTGFVWLGVWLLVRGLGLGMLLSPVMASAFVGLAGEKRHDASIVSRAFQQVGGSVGTAVAAVVITAGVTATAGFRDAFWWMTALAVVGGLAALWLPGVEKSSAL, translated from the coding sequence ATGGCGACGAAGACAGTCAACGATGTGCCTGTCGAGGCCAAACGGGTCGCGTTCGCCGTGGTCGCGGGGCTCACCGCGCCGATCCTCGACACGACGATCGTGACGATCGCGTTCGACGAGCTGACGCGGACCTTCGACGCGGGTGTCGGCACCGTGCAGTGGACGGGCACCGCCTATCTGCTGGCGCTCGCGGTGGCGGTGCCGCTCGCGGGATGGGTGGCGACCCGATTCGGCTCCCGCCGTGCGTGGCAGGCGGGTCTGATGTTGTTCCTCCTCGGCTCGATTCTCTGCGCCTCCGCATGGAACCTGCACGCGCTCATCGCGTTCCGCGTGGTTCAGGGTCTCGGCGCCGGTCTGCTGTTCCCACTGATGACTTCGATTCTCGTCGCGGCCAGTGGAGGTCGTGCCCTCGGACGGTTGGTCGCGATGGTGTCGTTGCCGACCGCCCTCGGACCGATCCTCGGACCGGTCGTCGGCGGCGTCATCCTGCACTGGTTGAACTGGCACTGGATGTTCCTGGTGAACATCCCGGTCTGCCTGGTGGCGCTCGTCATGTCGTGGCGGATCCCCGATGATCGTCGTCCGGATGCGCCTCGCCTGGACTGGATCGGACTCCTGTTGATGGCCCCGGGCCTCGCGGGTCTTCTACTGGGACTGTCGAACGCGTCGGCCGGTATCGCGCGTGCCGACGTGCTGGTGCCGTTCGCGGTGGGCGTGGTGCTGCTGGGTGTGTTCGCGTGGCGGTCCGGTCGCGGCGCGTCGCTCGTCGATGTCGGCATCCTGCGGTTGCGCAACGTCGCGGCGTCGTCGGCGGGACTGTTCTTCTTCAGTCTGGCGAGCTTCGGCGCGATGCTGGCGCTGCCGCTGTACTTCCAGCAGGTGCGCGGCGAGTCGGTACTCGGTGCGGCGCTCATCTTGATTCCGCAGGGCGTCGGTGCCCTGGCCAGTCGAATGCTGGCCGGGCGCCTCACCGACTCGATGGGTGCCCGGTGGGTGGCGGTCGCCGGATTCGCAGTGGTCGCGGTGGCGACCGTTCCGTTCGCGTGCGCCGACGAGACGACCGGCTTCGTGTGGCTCGGCGTATGGCTGCTGGTCCGAGGGCTCGGCCTCGGCATGCTGTTGAGTCCGGTGATGGCGTCGGCGTTCGTCGGCCTCGCCGGGGAGAAGCGGCACGACGCATCGATCGTGAGCCGCGCCTTCCAGCAGGTCGGGGGATCGGTCGGGACGGCGGTCGCCGCGGTCGTGATCACCGCCGGTGTCACGGCGACGGCCGGATTCCGCGACGCGTTCTGGTGGATGACGGCGTTGGCCGTGGTCGGCGGGCTCGCCGCCCTGTGGTTGCCGGGCGTCGAGAAATCTTCGGCACTGTGA
- a CDS encoding DUF559 domain-containing protein, producing MAVAEFLADRDGVISTNQARELGMSADEVYWKATSGLWSKEAKSVYLSAEHRLTDMARLRIASLARGGVVDRESAVWLHGLIDDLPSPVTVSVPRSAHGATCSVPVNVRRRTFATEDLAVVDGIETTALPLTILIGGGLLRDGIDMVDRALLHKRVTLAQLRAAADRNAGTNGMGKARVLLASAEDESESELERMFVRFLRRRKIGGWLQQQWIGGRRIDFVWPDENIAVQLHGWAFHHAHNQWERDQQTTNMLSGIGWLPLIFTWKRLKFTPDDVEAELAGAFEVRRAAA from the coding sequence GTGGCGGTAGCCGAATTCTTGGCCGATCGCGACGGCGTCATATCGACGAATCAGGCGCGCGAGCTCGGCATGTCCGCCGACGAAGTGTATTGGAAGGCGACGTCGGGACTGTGGTCCAAAGAGGCGAAGTCGGTGTATCTGTCGGCGGAACACCGCCTGACCGACATGGCGCGCCTGCGGATCGCGTCGCTGGCGCGGGGCGGGGTAGTCGATCGGGAGTCGGCGGTCTGGCTGCACGGACTGATCGACGATCTCCCGTCACCGGTCACCGTGTCGGTGCCGCGGTCGGCGCACGGGGCGACGTGTTCGGTCCCGGTGAACGTTCGTCGGCGCACATTCGCCACGGAGGACCTCGCCGTCGTCGACGGCATCGAGACCACGGCACTACCGCTGACGATCCTGATCGGCGGTGGACTGTTGCGCGATGGCATAGACATGGTCGACCGCGCCCTTCTGCACAAACGGGTGACCCTCGCGCAACTGCGAGCCGCGGCGGATCGGAATGCGGGCACGAACGGGATGGGTAAGGCCCGCGTCCTTCTGGCGTCGGCCGAAGACGAGTCCGAGTCCGAGCTCGAGCGGATGTTCGTCCGGTTCCTCCGCCGTCGGAAGATCGGCGGATGGCTGCAGCAGCAGTGGATCGGCGGGCGCCGCATCGACTTCGTGTGGCCGGACGAGAACATCGCCGTGCAGCTGCACGGATGGGCCTTCCATCACGCACACAATCAGTGGGAGCGTGACCAACAGACCACCAACATGCTCAGCGGGATCGGTTGGCTGCCGCTCATCTTCACGTGGAAGCGCCTGAAGTTCACGCCTGACGACGTCGAAGCCGAGCTCGCCGGTGCATTCGAGGTGCGGCGGGCGGCGGCGTGA